The genomic DNA AAAAGTGTGTCTATGAAAAGGTTAACTTTCCTTTTATTCTGCCTATTATTAGGTATTGGGATGGCCAACGCTCAGACGACGAAAGTAACAGGTACTGTTATTTCGGCGGAAGACAACGAGCCCATCATTGGTGCATCTATAGTTGTTAAAGGTACGACTATAGGTACAGTAACAGATTTTAACGGTGCATTTTCTCTGGATGTACCAAGTTCTGCAAAGACTCTGGTAGTTTCTTTTGTGGGTATGAAAGCCCAGGAAATTGGGGTTAAGCCGAAAGTAAATGTGGTGTTGGAGGGGGATAATCAAATGCTTGATGAAGTGATGATTGTCGCTTATGGTACTGCCAAGAAAAGTGCTTTTACAGGATCTGCTGCAACAATTAAAAGCGAGAAAATCACCTCTCGTCAAACTTCGAACGTTACGAATGCCTTGAGTGGGCAGGTCGCTGGTGTACAGACAACGAGTAGTAGTGGACAGCCGGGTAAAGATGCAGAGGTCCGGATTCGTGGTATCGGATCTATTTCTGCCAGCAATAAACCTTTATATGTAGTTGACGGTGTCCCCTATGACGGTGAGATTTCGGCGATCAGCACTTCTGATATCGAATCTATGACTGTATTGAAAGATGCTGCTTCTAATGCATTGTATGGTGCCCGTGGTGCTAATGGTGTAATTTTGATTACGACTAAAAAAGGTAAAAGTGGCGAAGCTCGTGTCAGTCTTGATGCAAAATGGGGTGTGAATAAACGAGGAGTACCTAATTATGAAACAATTAATGACCCTGCTAAATTTTATGAATTGAATTATTCTTCTATTTATAATGCAGACTTGAAAGGTTATGCCGCAGCTGGTGATCTGGCCGGTGCCAATGCATATGCTAATCAAGCTTTGCTTTCCGGAACTTATTTAGGATATCAAGTATATTCTGTTCCGACAGGAGAACTGTTGATCGGTATGGATGGAAAACTGAATCCGAAAGCTACGCTTGGTTATTCCGATGGAACCTATTATTATATTCCGGATAATTGGTCGGATGAAATTTTCGAAAATAATGTTCGCCAGGAATATAATTTAAGCGTTAGCGGTGCTTCTGACAAAATGAACTATTATATGTCTGCTGGTTATCTGGATGATCAGGGTATCGTCCCTAATTCAGGTTTTCAACGTTATTCAGCTCGTTTGAAAGCGGATTATCAAGTGAAACCGTGGTTGAAGTTGGGTGCTAATGTTTCATTTACTCACTATGATAGCCGTGAGCAGGATACAGAAGGCGGAACTTCAAATGCGAACATATTTTATGCCTCTAATATTATGGGGGCGATATATCCGATGTATATCCGTGATGCACAGGGAAATATAATGACTGATAACCGTGGCTTCCAACGTTATGATTATGGGAAGAAAGGACAAGATACGAATGGATCTCGTAATACTATCCCTAATGCTAACCCGTTGGCCAGCTATATGTTGGACAAGATGAAATATTCCGGAGACGTAGTTAGCGGCAAATGGTTTGCAGATGTTGATATCTGGGGTGGCATCAAGGCCAAGGTGAATATTGGAGTGGATGCCAATAACGTTCGGAATACCGATATGGTGAATCCGTTCTATGGACAATATTCGGAAACGACAGGTGTCGGTGGTTTGATTTCTGTTTCAACCCAACGTACATTCAGTGTTAATCAGCAGTATTTATTGACATACAATAAAACGTTTGATGATGTACACAATCTGGATGTTTTAGCCGGTCATGAAAATTATAACTATAAATACCAATATTTGTATGGCCAGCGTGAAAAACTGTATAACCCGAATGTCCCGGAATTGGATAATGGTATTTCAAATCAGTATAACTCATCTTATTCAAAAGATTATGCGACTGAAGGTTGGTTGTTCCGCGTTCAGTATGATTATGATGGGAAATATTTCGGTTCGGCTTCTTATCGTCGTGATGCTTCTTCTTGCTTCCATCCGGATAATCGTTGGGGTAACTTTTGGTCTGTCGGTGCAGGTTGGTTATTGAATAAAGAAGCTTTCCTGGAAAATCAAAGTTGGATTAATATGTTGAAGTTTAAAATCAGTTACGGTTTGCAGGGAAATGACAATTTGATGTATCAAGGTGGTTTGTATCGCAACTACTATCCGTATCAGGATCAGTTTACTTTGGCAAACAGTAATGGAGATTTCTCAACTTCTCTATATTATAAAGGAAATAAAGATATCACATGGGAAACTTCTCATAGTTTTAATACCGGTTTTGACTTTACGTTCTGGGGAGGCAAACTGAGTGGTTCTGCAGAGTACTTCTCTCGTAAGACTACGGATATGCTTTATTTCAAACCGGTTGCGGCTTCGATGGGATATTCCCGTTTTCCGGAAAATGTCGGTTCTATGGTGAACCGTGGTGTTGAAATCGATTTGAATTCGAATATTATCGAAACAAAAGATTTCTCATGGAGCGTAAATTTGAATTTGACTCATTTCAAAAACAAAGTGTTGGAGCTGGCGCCTGAGCTGAATGGCCAAATGATTGATGCAGGTCGTATCTATCGCGAAGATGAATCAATGTTTCAGCTTTATTTACCGAAGTATGCCGGTGTAAATCCTGAAACGGGAGAAAGCCAGTGGGCTTTGTTGAAGCCGGATGCTGAGGGCAACACGGTTACGACTTCTTATTCCACTGCTACAGAAAACCGTTTTGCGACAGGAGATATCCTTCCTAAAGTATATGGAGGATTCGGTACAAGTTTTACGGCATACGGTTTTGACTTGTCGCTCTCATTTGCCTATCAGCTAGGTGGCCGTATTTTAGACTACACATATCAGGAAATGATGAGCCCGGCTGCTACGGGTAGTGCTTTGCATAAAGACATGCTGAATGTATGGACTTCCGAGAACAAGAATACGGATGTTCCCCGTATGAATGTAAATGATAAATATACAAACCGGTTGTCCGATCGCTTTTTGACAAGCTCTGATTATCTGAGCCTTCAAAATATAACATTCGGCTATACTCTGCCGAAAAACCTGACTCGTAAATTACAGATTGAAGGCGTGCGTTTGTACTTTGTTGCAGATAACGTCGCCTTGTTGACTGCCCGCAAAGGGCTGGATCCGCGTCAAGGTTATGTCGCTTCTGATAATGTTTATTCGCCGATCCGTACAATTTCGGGTGGTATATCATTGAATTTCTAATCCGTTAAATTGTTTTTGAATATGAAATTAACAAACAAATATATGATGTTCGCAACAGCCGCCCTGCTGCTGGCATCTTGCGATTTGGATAAATATCCTGAAGGTCAATATGTTTCTGACAATCAGAAAGAAGAAACGATCAAGGACAGACCTAATTTGGTCACGGCCGAAGTAAATGCCATGGCTGCTAAATTGAATGCTTACGGAACGATTTCCGATGATGCGACAACCTATCATAATGATTATGGAGTCCCGGCTGTCTCTATGGCCTTGGAGTCTGGAGGACAGGATCTTGTAGCACTGGTTACAGGATATAACTGGTTCAATACTTCTCAGAATTATTCAGATCGTGTTTATGACAGTTCTACAGATGAACTGATTTGGAAAACTTTTTATAATCATCTGAAGGCCGCAAATAGTGTATTGAGCTTGATTGATCCTGCTACAGAAGATGCTTCTTTGAAAATCTATCGTGGTCAGGCTTTGGCAGCTCGTGCATATGACTATTTGAATCTGGTTCAGATTTATCAGTTTACTTATGCAGGTCATGAAAATGCTTTGGCTGTTCCCATTGTAACGGAAAAGATGTCTGACGAAGAAATGCAGAACAATCCGCGTGCTACTGTCCAGCAGGTATATGATCAGATTATGAGCGATTTGAATCAGGCAGCAGAATTGTTGGCCGGCTTTGATAATGGAGCGAATAAAGACCAATTGGATGAAGCGGTCGTATATGGCTTGCGTGCCCGTGCCAATCTGTTGATGCAGAAATGGGCTGATGCAGCAAAAGATGCAGAAAGAGCTATTGCCGGCGGAACACCGCAATCATTGGCAGAAGTATCTACTCCGACATTTA from Parabacteroides merdae ATCC 43184 includes the following:
- a CDS encoding SusC/RagA family TonB-linked outer membrane protein is translated as MKRLTFLLFCLLLGIGMANAQTTKVTGTVISAEDNEPIIGASIVVKGTTIGTVTDFNGAFSLDVPSSAKTLVVSFVGMKAQEIGVKPKVNVVLEGDNQMLDEVMIVAYGTAKKSAFTGSAATIKSEKITSRQTSNVTNALSGQVAGVQTTSSSGQPGKDAEVRIRGIGSISASNKPLYVVDGVPYDGEISAISTSDIESMTVLKDAASNALYGARGANGVILITTKKGKSGEARVSLDAKWGVNKRGVPNYETINDPAKFYELNYSSIYNADLKGYAAAGDLAGANAYANQALLSGTYLGYQVYSVPTGELLIGMDGKLNPKATLGYSDGTYYYIPDNWSDEIFENNVRQEYNLSVSGASDKMNYYMSAGYLDDQGIVPNSGFQRYSARLKADYQVKPWLKLGANVSFTHYDSREQDTEGGTSNANIFYASNIMGAIYPMYIRDAQGNIMTDNRGFQRYDYGKKGQDTNGSRNTIPNANPLASYMLDKMKYSGDVVSGKWFADVDIWGGIKAKVNIGVDANNVRNTDMVNPFYGQYSETTGVGGLISVSTQRTFSVNQQYLLTYNKTFDDVHNLDVLAGHENYNYKYQYLYGQREKLYNPNVPELDNGISNQYNSSYSKDYATEGWLFRVQYDYDGKYFGSASYRRDASSCFHPDNRWGNFWSVGAGWLLNKEAFLENQSWINMLKFKISYGLQGNDNLMYQGGLYRNYYPYQDQFTLANSNGDFSTSLYYKGNKDITWETSHSFNTGFDFTFWGGKLSGSAEYFSRKTTDMLYFKPVAASMGYSRFPENVGSMVNRGVEIDLNSNIIETKDFSWSVNLNLTHFKNKVLELAPELNGQMIDAGRIYREDESMFQLYLPKYAGVNPETGESQWALLKPDAEGNTVTTSYSTATENRFATGDILPKVYGGFGTSFTAYGFDLSLSFAYQLGGRILDYTYQEMMSPAATGSALHKDMLNVWTSENKNTDVPRMNVNDKYTNRLSDRFLTSSDYLSLQNITFGYTLPKNLTRKLQIEGVRLYFVADNVALLTARKGLDPRQGYVASDNVYSPIRTISGGISLNF
- a CDS encoding RagB/SusD family nutrient uptake outer membrane protein produces the protein MKLTNKYMMFATAALLLASCDLDKYPEGQYVSDNQKEETIKDRPNLVTAEVNAMAAKLNAYGTISDDATTYHNDYGVPAVSMALESGGQDLVALVTGYNWFNTSQNYSDRVYDSSTDELIWKTFYNHLKAANSVLSLIDPATEDASLKIYRGQALAARAYDYLNLVQIYQFTYAGHENALAVPIVTEKMSDEEMQNNPRATVQQVYDQIMSDLNQAAELLAGFDNGANKDQLDEAVVYGLRARANLLMQKWADAAKDAERAIAGGTPQSLAEVSTPTFNSATANSWLWGVMITPDNDVVQTGIINWPSHLCSFTGNGYTSGVPDGYRKVNTDLYDQIPDTDIRKQWFLSPDNTSSLIDNETIEGSSIVEYFGLEPYVNTKFGAYQSVFGNTTNASDWPLMRVEEMYLIKAEAEAMSGNLAAGKSTLENFVQAYRDPSFVSKATSPQQFQDEVWLQRRMELWGEGHSLFDLLRLKKPVIRKNTNYHASVQFNLEPESQIMIYRIPQCEMETNTGISDADNNPAAPQPAL